A segment of the Trifolium pratense cultivar HEN17-A07 linkage group LG7, ARS_RC_1.1, whole genome shotgun sequence genome:
GTGATAAAAATCACAACAATCCtattcaaaattttcattctCTCTTTTCGTCGCTGGTTTCTATCTCTGAAAAATTAACAAACCCTAACCATGGAGAACACAGAAAACCTCGTGAATCGTATCATGCAATTGAGATTCACCTCGAGTTCGCTTTCACGACGAGCAAGAAATTGCCAAAAGGAAGAGAATGCGGAGAAACTCAAAGTAAAGAAAGCGGTCGAAAACGGTAACATGGACTATGCACGAATCTACGCAGAAAACGCGATCAGAAAACGAAAGGAGCGGATGAATTGCCTCGAATTACGTATGCGATTGGGCGCCGTCAGTGGTAGCCTCGGTCCACAGGCGAAGACGTGGACGATCAGTGAAGCGATGGGAAACATCGTGAAATCGCTTGAATCTTCTCTTGCGACTGGAGATTTGCAGAAGTTGTCAGAGACGCTGTATGTATTTGAGATGCAGTTTGTGAATATGGATGTTCAAGCGGAGTTTATGCATCTCCCTATGGCTCGATCTACATCGCCTTCTACACCGGAATATGATGTTAACAGTGTGATGCAAGAGGTGGCGGATGAGTATGGACTTGAGGTTTCCGTCGGTCTTGAGGCATCTTGAGGAGCTTAAAGCTAGAGAGAGATAGAGGTTAATGTAATGTTAATCTTTCGAATTAAGAATCCACTCTTAGttattatactattattattattattattattattattatgtttttatgtttatgcttttcaAGAGTGgtttgtgtatatttttaacTGAATTTGGCGGGTAAGATTTAACATTAAGAGataatgttatgttatgttgtTTGCATTGCATAATATGATTGcttgttataatttttatgcTTGCTTGGTGTTTGTGTGTGGTAATTGAATGCTGGGTTGGTCCGGTGGTATTCGGACCTGGGAgagtgctcctccttaaggtctcatgTTCGATTCTCTCAttgtgccaatttgggtgggttAATTAAGTTAGCTtctccaaacaaacaaaaaagaatagAATGCTTCTAGTTGTATTTTGCTATAGTTTGGAAGTTTTGGAAGCAAATTAATGAGTTTTGACATTAATATATGCGACCTCTTTAGGTAGTCCACAAATGCAGCATTGAGTTAATGAAACAAAAGTTTGGTATCAGAAGAATTTTGGATACAACAGTAAACACCAGTGCTTTCTTCAACATGttgattttttctcttctttaagtaaacataatcacataaaTACTCAGACAATGTGTTGCTAGCCAAGCAATAAGGATATCTTCACAAGCTATGTTTGGTATTCATACAGCATTACAGTTATGTGGCTATACAATCTCTCTTAATCTACCATTCTCGTTCATCCAAATAATTCTATTTAACCACCAATTTCTCTTGCTGTT
Coding sequences within it:
- the LOC123899806 gene encoding ESCRT-related protein CHMP1B-like, producing the protein MENTENLVNRIMQLRFTSSSLSRRARNCQKEENAEKLKVKKAVENGNMDYARIYAENAIRKRKERMNCLELRMRLGAVSGSLGPQAKTWTISEAMGNIVKSLESSLATGDLQKLSETLYVFEMQFVNMDVQAEFMHLPMARSTSPSTPEYDVNSVMQEVADEYGLEVSVGLEAS